A single genomic interval of Agromyces cerinus harbors:
- a CDS encoding DUF1254 domain-containing protein produces MRGISVDAGLAKLAAEAYVYGFPIVFDLEQVNRYVTTGIGANPAAPFNTFSHARALTTADDTFVSINNDTVYSMASIDLSVGPVLLSVPDTAGRYYVLQFVDAWTNNFAYVGKRATGTGARDFLLLPPDWEGEADDAGDAIAIRFPTRIASIVGRWACDGTDDLPAVHALQDATTLTPLRRSLVPPVGLPEAEAGPTEALDFFEKLRVYSQTFPPGERDAALQASFAPLGLLGAEPVGSLDDEVKVALEAGFMQGRALLDQILHSGAAPVVNGWTLTYHVFDYNLDFFEVGTIDDPAWKIADPKVRIAQRAAGALGGLWGNHAYEAAYVMTYVDAAGEPLDGSHSYTLRLSPTPPVGAFWSLTMYSVPNFYLVANEIERYSIGDRTAGVVRDADGGITITMSAARPADPAAAANWLPAPTGAFRPLLRMYMPDESVIDGSYVLPAIERSA; encoded by the coding sequence ATGAGGGGGATCTCAGTGGATGCAGGGCTCGCGAAACTCGCGGCGGAGGCGTACGTGTACGGCTTCCCGATCGTGTTCGACCTCGAGCAGGTGAACCGCTACGTGACGACCGGCATCGGAGCGAACCCGGCCGCGCCGTTCAACACCTTCAGCCATGCGCGTGCGCTCACGACGGCCGACGACACCTTCGTCTCGATCAACAACGACACCGTCTACTCGATGGCTTCGATCGACCTCAGCGTCGGGCCGGTGCTGCTGAGCGTGCCCGACACGGCCGGCCGATACTACGTGCTGCAGTTCGTCGACGCGTGGACGAACAACTTCGCCTACGTGGGCAAGCGCGCCACGGGCACCGGCGCCCGCGACTTCCTGCTGCTGCCGCCCGACTGGGAGGGAGAGGCCGATGACGCCGGCGATGCGATCGCGATCCGCTTCCCGACCCGCATCGCCTCCATCGTCGGGCGCTGGGCGTGCGACGGCACCGACGATCTGCCCGCGGTGCACGCGCTGCAGGACGCGACGACGCTCACACCCTTGCGCCGCTCGCTCGTGCCGCCCGTCGGGCTCCCCGAGGCCGAGGCCGGGCCGACCGAGGCGCTCGACTTCTTCGAGAAGCTCCGGGTGTACTCGCAGACCTTCCCGCCGGGCGAGCGGGATGCCGCGCTGCAGGCGTCGTTCGCCCCGCTCGGGCTCCTCGGGGCGGAGCCCGTCGGTTCGCTCGACGACGAGGTGAAGGTGGCACTCGAGGCGGGCTTCATGCAGGGCCGGGCGCTCCTCGATCAGATCCTGCACTCGGGCGCCGCTCCGGTCGTGAACGGCTGGACGCTGACCTACCACGTCTTCGACTACAACCTCGACTTCTTCGAGGTCGGCACCATCGACGACCCCGCGTGGAAGATCGCCGACCCGAAGGTGCGCATCGCGCAGCGTGCCGCCGGCGCGCTCGGCGGGCTCTGGGGCAACCACGCCTACGAGGCCGCCTACGTCATGACCTATGTCGACGCGGCGGGCGAGCCGCTCGACGGCTCGCACTCGTACACGCTGCGGCTGTCGCCGACGCCGCCGGTCGGTGCGTTCTGGTCGCTCACGATGTACAGCGTGCCGAACTTCTACCTCGTGGCCAACGAGATCGAGCGGTACTCGATCGGCGACCGCACGGCCGGCGTCGTGCGCGACGCCGATGGCGGGATCACCATCACGATGAGCGCGGCACGCCCCGCCGACCCGGCGGCGGCCGCGAACTGGCTGCCGGCCCCGACCGGGGCGTTCCGCCCGCTCCTGCGCATGTACATGCCCGACGAGTCCGTGATCGACGGCAGCTACGTGCTGCCCGCGATCGAGCGTTCGGCGTAG
- a CDS encoding DUF998 domain-containing protein has product MPRSTSLVSPSASSWLHHPAAAALRLGGACLVLLALGMMWASRIVFPGDTYVSGLGAAGEITSVAFNVSLAMVALGGAASAFGLWGLRSGRGLFGAWAVSTSLLAASAMFGVGAAVPCSTGCPIPLTPGAAPQDLVHTTAAVLGFALAGVAIIQTLRFGRVYAALATPSLVLVIAAAAAGGILSLAGVATGLGGWLELIATTSALIWLTAVSLATQHRITTASVLRRSMADSQTADTARPIGWTGGAPHLHLLG; this is encoded by the coding sequence GTGCCCCGATCCACTTCACTCGTCTCCCCGTCCGCCTCGAGCTGGCTCCACCACCCCGCTGCCGCCGCCCTCCGCCTGGGCGGCGCGTGCCTGGTGCTGCTCGCCCTCGGCATGATGTGGGCGTCCCGCATCGTCTTCCCGGGCGACACCTACGTCAGCGGCCTGGGTGCCGCCGGCGAGATCACGTCGGTCGCCTTCAACGTGTCGCTCGCGATGGTCGCGCTCGGCGGTGCGGCGTCGGCGTTCGGCCTCTGGGGCCTTCGCAGCGGGCGGGGCCTCTTCGGTGCATGGGCCGTGAGCACGAGCCTGCTCGCCGCGAGCGCGATGTTCGGGGTCGGGGCGGCAGTGCCGTGCAGCACCGGTTGCCCGATCCCGCTCACGCCCGGTGCGGCCCCTCAGGACCTCGTGCACACCACGGCCGCGGTGCTCGGCTTCGCGCTCGCCGGAGTCGCGATCATCCAGACGCTCCGGTTCGGACGCGTCTATGCGGCGCTCGCCACGCCGAGCCTCGTGCTCGTGATCGCGGCGGCGGCTGCAGGAGGCATCCTCTCGCTCGCGGGCGTCGCCACCGGGCTCGGCGGGTGGCTCGAACTCATCGCGACGACCTCGGCGCTCATCTGGCTGACGGCCGTGTCGCTGGCGACCCAGCACCGCATCACGACCGCGTCGGTGCTCCGGCGATCGATGGCGGATTCCCAGACCGCGGATACCGCCCGCCCAATAGGCTGGACGGGTGGCGCACCGCATCTACATCTGCTCGGCTGA
- the pta gene encoding phosphate acetyltransferase → MAHRIYICSAEGNTGKSTVALGTLDTLTHRATRVGVFRPIARSTDERDYVLELLLAHEGVVQIPYDDAVGVGYDDVHADPEGALATIVSRFKAVEDRCDAVVIIGSDFTDVGSPTELAYNARIAANLGAPVLLVLGGRVGQGQGRSRSERLGYSDARSPDELAQLTELAVEELEREHATLLGIVANRADPERLDDIVEAVAAAARPNSSSASAGRGAEASVATWAIPEDPYLVAPSMRAIMEAVDGTLHAGDPELLNREALGVIVAAMSMENVLTHLTEGAVVVVPGDRSEVLLGVLTAHSSATFPSLSGIVLNGGIPIAEQVDRLVDGLKAGLPIIRTELSSYDTALAITHTRGRLAAESQRKRDTALALFEKHVDGQALLDLLEVARPEVVTPLMFEYDLLERARQTRKRIVLPEGYDDRVLRAAATLLARDVADLTILGEEIEVRSRAIGLGLDLSKAEVLSNHDFVHVARFAEEYQRRRAHKGVTLEQARETVQDVSYFGTMMVELGLADGMVSGAAHTTAHTIRPSFEVIKTKPGVDVVSSVFLMALADRVLVYGDCAIVPDPTAEQLADIAISSAATAAQFGIEPRIAMLSYSTGESGSGADVDKVRRATELVRERAPQLAVEGPIQYDAAADAAVARTKLPESDVAGRATVFIFPDLNTGNNTYKAVQRSSGAVAIGPVLQGLRKPINDLSRGALVQDIVNTVAITAIQAADPS, encoded by the coding sequence GTGGCGCACCGCATCTACATCTGCTCGGCTGAGGGCAACACGGGCAAGTCGACCGTGGCGCTCGGCACCCTCGACACCCTGACCCACCGCGCGACCCGGGTCGGCGTGTTCCGGCCGATCGCGCGGTCGACCGACGAGCGCGACTACGTGCTCGAACTGCTGCTCGCCCACGAGGGCGTCGTGCAGATCCCCTACGACGATGCAGTGGGCGTGGGCTACGACGACGTGCACGCCGACCCCGAGGGCGCGCTCGCGACCATCGTGAGCCGGTTCAAGGCCGTCGAAGACCGCTGCGACGCGGTCGTCATCATCGGCTCGGACTTCACGGATGTCGGCAGCCCGACCGAACTCGCCTACAACGCGCGCATCGCGGCGAACCTCGGCGCCCCGGTGCTGCTCGTGCTCGGCGGCCGCGTCGGCCAGGGGCAGGGGCGCAGCCGTTCGGAGCGGCTCGGCTACTCCGATGCGCGCAGCCCCGACGAACTCGCGCAGCTCACCGAGCTCGCCGTCGAGGAGCTCGAGCGCGAGCACGCGACCCTGCTCGGCATCGTCGCGAACCGTGCCGACCCCGAGCGGCTCGACGACATCGTCGAGGCCGTGGCTGCTGCGGCCCGACCCAACAGCTCGTCGGCCTCGGCCGGACGCGGTGCCGAGGCATCCGTCGCCACCTGGGCCATTCCCGAGGACCCGTACCTCGTCGCGCCGTCGATGCGCGCCATCATGGAGGCCGTCGACGGCACCCTGCACGCCGGAGACCCCGAGCTGCTCAACCGCGAGGCGCTCGGCGTGATCGTCGCGGCGATGTCGATGGAGAACGTGCTCACCCACCTCACCGAGGGTGCCGTCGTCGTCGTGCCCGGCGACCGCAGCGAGGTGCTGCTCGGGGTGCTCACCGCGCACTCGAGCGCGACGTTCCCGTCGCTGTCGGGCATCGTGTTGAACGGCGGCATCCCGATCGCCGAGCAGGTCGACCGCCTCGTCGACGGACTGAAGGCAGGGCTGCCGATCATCCGCACCGAGCTCTCGAGCTACGACACGGCGCTCGCGATCACGCACACGCGGGGCAGGCTCGCCGCCGAGTCGCAGCGCAAGCGCGACACCGCCCTGGCCCTCTTCGAGAAGCACGTCGACGGCCAGGCGCTGCTCGACCTGCTCGAGGTCGCGCGCCCCGAGGTCGTGACGCCGCTCATGTTCGAGTACGACCTGCTCGAGCGCGCCAGGCAGACGCGCAAGCGCATCGTGCTGCCCGAGGGCTACGACGACCGGGTGCTGCGCGCCGCCGCGACGCTGCTCGCCCGCGACGTGGCCGACCTCACGATCCTCGGTGAGGAGATCGAGGTGCGTTCGCGCGCGATCGGACTCGGCCTCGACCTCTCGAAGGCCGAGGTGCTCTCGAACCACGACTTCGTGCACGTCGCCCGCTTCGCCGAGGAGTACCAGCGGCGCCGCGCACACAAGGGCGTCACGCTCGAGCAGGCGCGTGAGACCGTGCAGGACGTGTCGTACTTCGGCACGATGATGGTCGAGCTCGGCCTCGCCGACGGCATGGTCTCGGGGGCGGCGCACACGACCGCGCACACCATCCGGCCCTCGTTCGAGGTGATCAAGACCAAGCCCGGTGTCGACGTCGTCTCGAGCGTGTTCCTCATGGCGCTCGCCGACCGCGTGCTCGTCTACGGCGACTGCGCGATCGTGCCCGACCCGACCGCGGAGCAGCTCGCCGACATCGCGATCTCGTCGGCGGCGACCGCGGCGCAGTTCGGCATCGAGCCGCGCATCGCGATGCTCTCGTACTCGACCGGCGAGTCCGGCTCGGGCGCCGACGTCGACAAGGTGCGTCGGGCGACCGAGCTCGTGCGCGAGCGCGCGCCGCAGCTCGCGGTCGAGGGGCCGATCCAGTACGACGCGGCGGCGGATGCCGCGGTCGCGCGCACGAAACTGCCCGAGTCGGATGTCGCGGGGCGGGCGACGGTCTTCATCTTCCCCGACCTCAACACCGGCAACAACACGTACAAGGCGGTGCAGCGCTCCTCGGGCGCCGTCGCGATCGGGCCGGTGCTGCAGGGCCTCCGCAAGCCCATCAACGACCTCTCTCGCGGAGCCCTCGTGCAGGACATCGTGAACACCGTGGCCATCACGGCGATCCAGGCGGCGGACCCGTCATGA
- a CDS encoding acetate/propionate family kinase: MSVVLVVNSGSSSLKYQLIDVERSETLASGLVERIGRGVGHARHRHEGPENDSLGSTWDAAGEVADHEAAFAVMLEAFAAHGPSLEAHAPIAVGHRVVQGGARFFEPTVITPLVKINIDELSALAPLHNPANLEGIEAAQRAFPDVPHVAVFDTAFHQTMPPAAYTYAIDRELAAKHRIRRYGFHGTSHRFVSRAAAAFLERPVEELRMIVLHLGNGASVCAVSEGRSVETSMGMTPLEGLVMGTRSGDIDPAVLLHLERRAGLDADGLDHLLNSQSGILGLSGHADMRDLVAARAAGDEASTLALEVYAHRVRSYVGAYAAQLGRVDAIVFTAGVGENSPDVRELALAGLEGFGVELDSERNQQRGSVARRISTDASKTAVLVVPTNEELEIARQTLELVGA, from the coding sequence ATGAGCGTCGTGCTCGTCGTGAACTCGGGGTCGTCGTCGCTGAAGTACCAGCTCATCGACGTCGAGCGATCCGAGACGCTCGCGAGCGGGCTCGTCGAGCGCATCGGCCGCGGTGTCGGCCATGCCAGGCACCGCCACGAGGGGCCCGAGAACGACAGCCTCGGCTCGACGTGGGACGCCGCCGGCGAGGTCGCCGACCACGAGGCCGCCTTCGCGGTGATGCTCGAGGCGTTCGCCGCCCACGGCCCGTCGCTCGAGGCGCACGCCCCGATCGCGGTCGGTCACCGGGTCGTGCAGGGCGGGGCGCGCTTCTTCGAGCCGACCGTGATCACGCCGCTCGTGAAGATCAACATCGACGAGCTCTCGGCGCTCGCGCCGCTGCACAACCCCGCGAACCTCGAGGGCATCGAGGCTGCGCAGCGAGCGTTCCCCGACGTGCCGCACGTGGCGGTGTTCGACACCGCGTTCCACCAGACGATGCCGCCGGCCGCCTACACGTATGCGATCGATCGCGAGCTCGCGGCGAAGCACCGCATCCGCCGTTACGGATTCCACGGCACCTCGCACCGCTTCGTCTCCCGTGCCGCGGCCGCGTTCCTCGAACGTCCCGTCGAGGAGCTCCGCATGATCGTGCTGCATCTCGGCAACGGTGCATCCGTCTGCGCGGTCTCCGAAGGGCGCTCGGTCGAGACGAGCATGGGCATGACGCCGCTCGAGGGGCTCGTCATGGGCACCCGGTCGGGCGACATCGACCCGGCCGTGCTGCTGCACCTCGAGCGCCGGGCCGGGCTCGACGCCGATGGCCTCGACCACCTGCTGAACTCGCAGAGCGGCATCCTCGGCCTCAGCGGGCACGCCGACATGCGCGACCTCGTCGCCGCGCGGGCGGCGGGCGACGAGGCGTCGACGCTCGCACTCGAGGTCTATGCGCACCGGGTGCGCTCCTACGTCGGGGCGTACGCCGCCCAGCTCGGCCGGGTCGACGCGATCGTCTTCACCGCGGGCGTCGGCGAGAACTCGCCCGACGTGCGGGAGCTCGCGCTCGCCGGGCTCGAGGGCTTCGGCGTCGAACTCGACTCCGAGCGCAACCAGCAGCGCGGTTCGGTCGCCCGGCGCATCTCGACGGACGCCTCGAAGACCGCCGTGCTCGTCGTGCCGACGAATGAAGAGCTCGAGATCGCCCGTCAGACGCTGGAGCTCGTCGGCGCCTGA
- a CDS encoding AAA family ATPase, translated as MSRVVFMCGPAGSGKSTVARELEASGMTRLSFDEEAWERGIREQPLAEDVRREIETALRHRLVELVSAGIDVVLDYSFWSRRMRRDYRELLRPLGVEPETIYLATPRDVVLARVAARDGAAANEVELSPEVAATYFDAFEAPTRDEGPLVILGDDPQPRPTPSGSAPGSKESGQAPTSSSV; from the coding sequence ATGAGTCGGGTGGTATTCATGTGCGGTCCGGCGGGATCAGGCAAGTCCACGGTCGCGCGCGAACTCGAGGCCTCGGGTATGACGCGGCTGTCCTTCGATGAGGAGGCGTGGGAGCGCGGCATCCGCGAGCAGCCGCTCGCCGAAGACGTCCGGCGGGAGATCGAGACCGCGCTTCGGCATCGCCTCGTGGAGCTGGTGTCGGCCGGCATCGATGTCGTGCTCGACTACTCGTTCTGGTCGCGGCGCATGCGCCGCGACTACCGAGAGCTGCTGCGCCCGCTCGGCGTCGAGCCCGAGACGATCTACCTCGCGACGCCACGTGACGTGGTTCTCGCCCGCGTCGCAGCACGCGACGGCGCCGCCGCGAACGAGGTGGAGCTCAGTCCGGAGGTCGCCGCGACGTACTTCGACGCGTTCGAAGCGCCGACTCGGGATGAAGGCCCTCTCGTCATCCTCGGCGACGATCCGCAGCCACGCCCAACCCCATCCGGATCCGCCCCGGGAAGTAAGGAGTCCGGTCAGGCGCCGACGAGCTCCAGCGTCTGA
- a CDS encoding ArsR/SmtB family transcription factor, with the protein MNDPRETIDLHDAGAMRALAHPMRLRILGLLRFEGPSTVGALAERTGEAPGSASYHVSTLAKHGFVVEAPELARDRRERWWRAAHLITSWRTEEFLGDPEAHAASDAMRRVVLDSYHRELLEAIDAEAVLEPEWIAASDSSDGGARLTIDEFRELNAELDAVREKWWAVGRAPRPGTRAVRWMTHTFPRPER; encoded by the coding sequence ATGAACGACCCGCGCGAGACCATCGACCTGCACGACGCCGGCGCCATGCGGGCGCTCGCGCACCCGATGCGGTTGCGCATCCTCGGCCTGCTGCGCTTCGAGGGGCCGAGCACGGTCGGCGCCCTCGCGGAGCGCACCGGCGAGGCACCGGGGTCGGCGAGCTACCACGTGTCGACCCTCGCCAAGCACGGCTTCGTGGTCGAGGCGCCCGAGCTCGCTCGCGACAGGCGCGAGCGGTGGTGGCGGGCGGCGCACCTCATCACGAGCTGGCGCACCGAGGAGTTCCTGGGAGACCCCGAGGCCCACGCGGCATCCGATGCCATGCGGCGCGTGGTGCTCGACTCGTACCATCGCGAACTGCTCGAGGCGATCGACGCAGAGGCGGTGCTCGAACCCGAATGGATCGCCGCCTCCGACTCGAGCGATGGCGGGGCCCGGCTCACGATCGACGAGTTCCGCGAGCTGAACGCCGAGCTCGACGCGGTGCGCGAGAAATGGTGGGCCGTCGGCCGCGCGCCGCGGCCCGGCACGAGGGCCGTGCGCTGGATGACCCACACCTTCCCGAGGCCCGAACGATGA
- a CDS encoding MFS transporter — translation MTNDTAGATAEPSTTDAPHRRTPLVALFAAQLFSLSGNAIALIAIPIIALTETGSPLAAGVAGVFATVPLVIGGALGGVLVDRFGYRTSSIVADVASGVTVLAIPALAATVGLHFGVLLALVFLGGLLDAPGDTAKTVLMPDLAELARVPLARAAGAQSTVQRTAMMIGAGVAGALVALAGPMPALVVDAAGFAVSALLVVCFVPRRAAASVAEADAPVQGGFVAGIRFIAGSPLLRSIVLLVTLTNAIDAAGMTVLKPVYATQVLGNPAVLGFMVGCFAAGALTGSALFAAAGHRYSGRVVFALCFVLAGTPPYLAMALGAPVPVLLPILVFSGLAAGALNPMMATAMYGLVPDGVRARVFGAMTAGVAASMPLGAFLGGFSVERFGLAPTLLGCAIIYLVLGSSPLYLRSFTGLAAARTPTGVRGANGSPG, via the coding sequence ATGACGAACGACACCGCGGGCGCGACGGCCGAGCCCTCGACGACGGATGCCCCGCACCGCCGCACCCCGCTCGTCGCCCTCTTCGCCGCGCAGCTGTTCTCGCTGTCGGGCAACGCGATCGCGCTCATCGCGATCCCGATCATCGCCCTCACCGAGACGGGCTCCCCGCTCGCGGCCGGCGTCGCCGGCGTGTTCGCGACCGTGCCGCTCGTCATCGGCGGCGCACTCGGGGGAGTGCTCGTCGACCGGTTCGGCTACCGCACCTCCTCGATCGTCGCCGACGTCGCGAGCGGCGTCACCGTGCTCGCGATCCCGGCGCTCGCGGCGACCGTCGGGCTGCACTTCGGGGTGCTGCTCGCCCTCGTCTTCCTCGGCGGACTGCTCGACGCACCCGGCGACACCGCGAAGACCGTGCTCATGCCCGATCTCGCCGAGCTCGCCCGGGTTCCGCTCGCCCGCGCGGCGGGCGCGCAGTCGACCGTGCAGCGCACCGCCATGATGATCGGAGCGGGTGTCGCGGGCGCCCTCGTCGCGCTCGCCGGCCCGATGCCGGCGCTCGTCGTCGACGCAGCGGGCTTCGCCGTGTCGGCGCTGCTCGTCGTCTGCTTCGTGCCGCGGCGAGCCGCGGCATCCGTCGCCGAGGCCGACGCGCCCGTGCAGGGCGGCTTCGTGGCGGGCATCCGCTTCATCGCCGGCTCGCCGCTGCTGCGCTCGATCGTGCTGCTCGTGACGCTCACGAACGCGATCGACGCGGCGGGCATGACCGTGCTGAAACCCGTCTACGCCACGCAGGTGCTCGGCAACCCCGCGGTGCTGGGGTTCATGGTCGGATGCTTCGCTGCCGGCGCCCTCACCGGGTCGGCGCTCTTCGCCGCCGCCGGCCATCGCTACTCGGGCCGCGTGGTCTTCGCGCTCTGCTTCGTGCTCGCCGGCACGCCGCCGTACCTCGCGATGGCGCTCGGCGCTCCGGTGCCGGTGCTGCTGCCGATCCTCGTGTTCTCGGGCCTCGCCGCCGGGGCGCTCAACCCCATGATGGCGACCGCGATGTACGGGCTCGTGCCCGACGGCGTGCGCGCCCGCGTCTTCGGCGCGATGACCGCGGGCGTCGCCGCCTCGATGCCGCTCGGCGCCTTCCTCGGCGGCTTCTCGGTGGAGCGGTTCGGGCTCGCGCCGACCCTCCTCGGCTGCGCGATCATCTACCTCGTGCTCGGCTCGAGCCCGCTCTACCTGCGCTCGTTCACGGGGCTCGCCGCCGCCCGCACCCCTACGGGGGTACGGGGTGCGAATGGCTCACCCGGGTGA
- a CDS encoding fatty acid desaturase family protein — protein sequence MSLQVVERPDGALGTMSPVILTAGRRREGVDPAQSGFAQLSRQIKAEGLLDRFVGFYVRKAVFWTVVLGAAIAASVTIGDSWWQLVVAAALGVIFTQFAFMAHEASHRQVFRSGPANDWAGLILANFVVGISYSWWMNKHTRHHGNPNVIGRDPDIVKDTISFLEEDAAESRGLVRMITRKQGYLFFPLLLLEGINLHVHGIRHVLGKGAVKRRGLEITLIAVRLIGTVALVFWAFPPLLATVFLLVQLGVFGVYMGASFAPNHKGMPLIPRGVRVDFLERQVLTSRNIRGGKFMDSFMGGLNYQIEHHLFPSMARPALARTQQIVREYCRENDVRYTETGLVESYAIVIAYLNRVGLAARDPFDCPMINSYRRRD from the coding sequence ATGAGCCTGCAGGTCGTAGAACGCCCCGACGGTGCACTGGGCACCATGTCGCCCGTCATCCTCACGGCGGGTCGCCGTCGCGAAGGGGTGGATCCGGCGCAGAGCGGGTTCGCGCAGCTCTCGCGTCAGATCAAGGCCGAGGGCCTGCTCGACCGATTCGTGGGCTTCTACGTGCGCAAGGCCGTCTTCTGGACCGTCGTGCTCGGCGCCGCCATCGCGGCATCCGTCACGATCGGCGACTCGTGGTGGCAGCTCGTCGTCGCCGCCGCGCTCGGCGTGATCTTCACCCAGTTCGCCTTCATGGCGCACGAGGCCTCGCACCGCCAGGTCTTCCGCTCGGGGCCCGCCAACGACTGGGCAGGCCTCATCCTCGCGAACTTCGTCGTCGGCATCAGCTACAGCTGGTGGATGAACAAGCACACGCGCCACCACGGCAACCCGAACGTGATCGGCCGCGACCCCGACATCGTGAAGGACACGATCTCATTCCTCGAAGAGGACGCGGCGGAGAGCCGCGGGCTCGTGCGCATGATCACGCGCAAGCAGGGCTACCTGTTCTTCCCGCTGCTGCTGCTCGAGGGCATCAACCTCCACGTGCACGGCATCCGCCACGTGCTCGGCAAGGGCGCGGTCAAGCGGCGCGGCCTCGAGATCACGCTCATCGCGGTTCGACTCATCGGCACCGTCGCGCTCGTCTTCTGGGCGTTCCCGCCGCTGCTCGCCACCGTCTTCCTGCTCGTGCAGCTCGGCGTGTTCGGCGTCTACATGGGCGCCTCGTTCGCCCCGAACCACAAGGGCATGCCCCTCATCCCGCGCGGCGTGCGCGTCGACTTCCTCGAGCGTCAGGTGCTCACGAGCCGCAACATCCGCGGCGGGAAGTTCATGGACTCGTTCATGGGCGGCCTGAACTACCAGATCGAGCACCACCTGTTCCCGAGCATGGCGCGGCCCGCGCTCGCCCGCACGCAGCAGATCGTGCGCGAGTACTGCCGCGAGAACGACGTTCGCTACACCGAGACGGGGCTCGTCGAGTCGTACGCGATCGTCATCGCCTACCTCAATCGGGTCGGGCTCGCCGCGCGCGACCCGTTCGACTGCCCGATGATCAACTCGTACCGCCGTCGCGACTGA
- a CDS encoding TraR/DksA family transcriptional regulator yields the protein MTQAQLDRFRAKLLQERADAEGRFVEFGDVMSEVRAARSGASADDEHDPEGPTMTQEWSQRTAVLADARAELADIDHALARIDDGSYGFCGDCGKRITVPRLEARPTAELCIDCARLAR from the coding sequence ATGACACAGGCACAGCTCGATCGGTTCCGGGCGAAACTCCTGCAGGAGCGTGCCGATGCTGAGGGCCGATTCGTCGAGTTCGGCGACGTCATGAGCGAGGTGCGGGCCGCGAGGTCGGGCGCCTCGGCCGATGACGAGCACGACCCCGAGGGGCCGACGATGACCCAGGAGTGGTCGCAGCGCACCGCGGTGCTCGCCGATGCACGGGCCGAGCTCGCCGACATCGATCACGCCCTGGCGCGCATCGACGACGGCAGCTACGGCTTCTGCGGCGACTGCGGCAAGCGCATCACCGTGCCGCGCCTCGAGGCGCGACCCACGGCCGAGCTCTGCATCGACTGCGCGCGACTCGCGCGCTGA